One genomic segment of Panicum virgatum strain AP13 chromosome 2N, P.virgatum_v5, whole genome shotgun sequence includes these proteins:
- the LOC120660890 gene encoding probable protein phosphatase 2C 69 isoform X2: MAMAAAAPALSPGTVPLGVLLRREVTKERMERPDVLCGEASRSRKGDDFTLLRAGAGQRVAGDPSTSFSVFALFDGHNGSGAAIYAKENLLPNVLRAIPTCLSRDEWLAVLPRALVGAFVKTDKDFQRVAGTSGTTVTFVIVDEWVVTVASVGDSRCILESADGSVYYLSADHRFDSNPDEVERVTACGSKVGKMDIVGGPEVGPLRCWPGGLCLSRSIGDFDVGECIIPVPHVKQVKLSNAGGRIIIASDGVWDDLTCEMALDCSRGFPSDVAANRIVNEAIQPQGIRDDTTCIVIDILPPEKLAPTPPKRQGKIAFNNMFRRKSVDVPFKTNSEYAEPDVVEEIFEDGSAMLSKRLTTGYALEKIFARSSCAVCLVRLKSGQGISLHANPLQHEKLQGWQGPFLCHSCHDKKEAMEGKRRRKDSLEIYSSVGL; this comes from the exons atggcgatggcggcggcggcgcccgcgttGTCGCCTGGGACGGTGCCGCTGGGCGTGCTGCTGCGGCGGGAGGTGACCAAGGAGCGGATGGAGCGTCCCGACGTGCTGTGCGGGGAGGCCAGCCGCAGCCGCAAGGGCGACGACTTCACGCtgctccgcgccggcgccggccagcgCGTCGCCGGGGACCCCTCCACCTCCTTCTCCGTCTTCGCG CTGTTTGATGGGCACAATGGATCTGGAGCTGCCATATACGCAAAGGAGAATCTGCTGCCCAATGTCTTGCGTGCCATTCCTACGTGCTTGAGCAGGGATGAGTGGCTTGCTGTGCTCCCACGTGCGCTTGTTGGAGCATTTGTCAAGACCGACAAGGATTTCCAGAGAGTAG CTGGAACTTCTGGTACAACTGTGACATTTGTGATAGTAGACGAGTGGGTTGTAACAGTAGCATCTGTTGGTGATTCACGTTGCATACTAGAATCTGCTGATGGCTCAGTCTACTATCTATCTGCTGATCATCGTTTCGACTCCAACCCAGATGA GGTTGAACGAGTAACTGCGTGTGGGAGTAAAGTTGGAAAAATGGATATTGTCGGCGGCCCAGAG GTTGGACCTCTGAGATGTTGGCCAGGTGGCTTGTGCCTATCTAGATCGATAGGGGATTTTGATGTTGGTGAATGCATCATCCCTGTTCCACATGTTAAGCAAGTGAAG CTTTCCAATGCTGGAGGCAGAATTATCATCGCAAGTGATGGCGTTTGGGATGATTTGACTTGTGAAATGGCTCTTGACTGTTCTCGTGGGTTCCCATCAGATGTAGCTGCCAATCGAATTGTTAAT GAAGCAATCCAGCCTCAGGGAATCAGGGATGACACTACTTGCATTGTGATCGACATACTACCTCCAGAAAAACTAGCTCCAACTCCTCCTAAGAGGCAGGGAAAGATTGCGTTCAATAATATGTTTCGCCGAAAATCTGTAGATGTGCCCTTTAAAACAAATAGTGAATATGCTGAACCGGATGTGGTGGAAGAAATATTTGAAGATGGCTCTGCGATGCTTTCTAAAAG GCTAACCACCGGATATGCACTTGAGAAAATTTTTGCGCGCTCTAGTTGTGCGGTTTGTCTGGTACGGTTGAAATCTGGGCAAGGGATTTCGCTACATGCCAACCCACTGCAACATGAAAAACTACAAGGTTGGCAAGGTCCTTTCCTGTGCCATAGCTGTCATGATAAGAAAGAGGCCATGGAGGGTAAACGAAGACGAAAAG ACAGCCTGGAGATCTATTCATCTGTTGGACTATAG
- the LOC120660890 gene encoding probable protein phosphatase 2C 69 isoform X1 gives MAMAAAAPALSPGTVPLGVLLRREVTKERMERPDVLCGEASRSRKGDDFTLLRAGAGQRVAGDPSTSFSVFALFDGHNGSGAAIYAKENLLPNVLRAIPTCLSRDEWLAVLPRALVGAFVKTDKDFQRVAGTSGTTVTFVIVDEWVVTVASVGDSRCILESADGSVYYLSADHRFDSNPDEVERVTACGSKVGKMDIVGGPEVGPLRCWPGGLCLSRSIGDFDVGECIIPVPHVKQVKLSNAGGRIIIASDGVWDDLTCEMALDCSRGFPSDVAANRIVNEAIQPQGIRDDTTCIVIDILPPEKLAPTPPKRQGKIAFNNMFRRKSVDVPFKTNSEYAEPDVVEEIFEDGSAMLSKRLTTGYALEKIFARSSCAVCLVRLKSGQGISLHANPLQHEKLQGWQGPFLCHSCHDKKEAMEGKRRRKDSSPTVFGHMC, from the exons atggcgatggcggcggcggcgcccgcgttGTCGCCTGGGACGGTGCCGCTGGGCGTGCTGCTGCGGCGGGAGGTGACCAAGGAGCGGATGGAGCGTCCCGACGTGCTGTGCGGGGAGGCCAGCCGCAGCCGCAAGGGCGACGACTTCACGCtgctccgcgccggcgccggccagcgCGTCGCCGGGGACCCCTCCACCTCCTTCTCCGTCTTCGCG CTGTTTGATGGGCACAATGGATCTGGAGCTGCCATATACGCAAAGGAGAATCTGCTGCCCAATGTCTTGCGTGCCATTCCTACGTGCTTGAGCAGGGATGAGTGGCTTGCTGTGCTCCCACGTGCGCTTGTTGGAGCATTTGTCAAGACCGACAAGGATTTCCAGAGAGTAG CTGGAACTTCTGGTACAACTGTGACATTTGTGATAGTAGACGAGTGGGTTGTAACAGTAGCATCTGTTGGTGATTCACGTTGCATACTAGAATCTGCTGATGGCTCAGTCTACTATCTATCTGCTGATCATCGTTTCGACTCCAACCCAGATGA GGTTGAACGAGTAACTGCGTGTGGGAGTAAAGTTGGAAAAATGGATATTGTCGGCGGCCCAGAG GTTGGACCTCTGAGATGTTGGCCAGGTGGCTTGTGCCTATCTAGATCGATAGGGGATTTTGATGTTGGTGAATGCATCATCCCTGTTCCACATGTTAAGCAAGTGAAG CTTTCCAATGCTGGAGGCAGAATTATCATCGCAAGTGATGGCGTTTGGGATGATTTGACTTGTGAAATGGCTCTTGACTGTTCTCGTGGGTTCCCATCAGATGTAGCTGCCAATCGAATTGTTAAT GAAGCAATCCAGCCTCAGGGAATCAGGGATGACACTACTTGCATTGTGATCGACATACTACCTCCAGAAAAACTAGCTCCAACTCCTCCTAAGAGGCAGGGAAAGATTGCGTTCAATAATATGTTTCGCCGAAAATCTGTAGATGTGCCCTTTAAAACAAATAGTGAATATGCTGAACCGGATGTGGTGGAAGAAATATTTGAAGATGGCTCTGCGATGCTTTCTAAAAG GCTAACCACCGGATATGCACTTGAGAAAATTTTTGCGCGCTCTAGTTGTGCGGTTTGTCTGGTACGGTTGAAATCTGGGCAAGGGATTTCGCTACATGCCAACCCACTGCAACATGAAAAACTACAAGGTTGGCAAGGTCCTTTCCTGTGCCATAGCTGTCATGATAAGAAAGAGGCCATGGAGGGTAAACGAAGACGAAAAG ATTCTTCACCAACTGTCTTTGGTCACATGTGCTAG
- the LOC120660889 gene encoding probable BRI1 kinase inhibitor 1: protein MDTPRLRSPRPPQLNSCPGRQPRLSLPHRRPSPPPPPPPTTTSPSSLPSAATYLPPLPMSRTPVARVGSDLSHLNHARTGHRHATTSDRDRDRARSKASPFLSGLAAALRKENTGSSDAAGKQQAEDKRKDKARRALDVGQWLKRRMASVVEQLRASFSRQAERDRREQRRQPHSFSGHGPGAAREMRERERWRRRRGQLSSAPASLRVSPANSGHLSVGGSVKVSTSSDESTMEELQSAIQAAIAHCKNSISATKPTAAAGDDNKLQ, encoded by the coding sequence ATGGACACGCCGCGGCTGCGGTCACCACGTCCACCTCAACTCAACTCCTGTCCAGGCCGCCAACCCCGCCTCTccctcccccaccgccgcccctctccgccgccacctccccctccCACGACgacctctccttcctctctcccttCGGCGGCCACCTACCTCCCCCCGCTCCCCATGTCCCGCACCCCCGTCGCCCGCGTCGGCAGCGACCTCAGCCACCTCAACCACGCAAGAACGGGCCACCGTCACGCCACCACGAGCGACAGGGACAGGGATAGGGCCAGGAGCAAGGCCTCGCCTTTCCTCtcgggcctcgccgccgcgttgAGGAAGGAGAACACCGGCAGCAGCGACGCCGCGGGAAAGCAGCAGGCCGAGGACAAGAGGAAGGATAAGGCGAGGAGGGCGCTGGACGTGGGCCAGTGGCTGAAGAGGCGCATGGCTTCCGTGGTGGAGCAGCTGCGTGCCTCCTTCTCCCGGCAGGCCGAGAGGGACAGGCGGGAGCAGCGGCGCCAGCCGCACTCGTTCTCGGGGCACGGCCCGGGCGCCGCGAGGGAGATGAGGGAGCGggagcggtggaggcggcggcgggggcagctctcgtcggcgccggcgtcgctgcGGGTGTCGCCGGCGAACAGCGGGCACCTGTCGGTGGGCGGGTCGGTGAAGGTGTCGACGTCGTCGGACGAGAGCACCATGGAGGAGCTGCAGAGCGCCATCCAGGCCGCCATCGCGCACTGCAAGAACTCCATCTCCGCGACcaagccgacggcggcggccggggacgacAACAAGCTTCAGTAA